The following are encoded in a window of Dioscorea cayenensis subsp. rotundata cultivar TDr96_F1 chromosome 16, TDr96_F1_v2_PseudoChromosome.rev07_lg8_w22 25.fasta, whole genome shotgun sequence genomic DNA:
- the LOC120278422 gene encoding uncharacterized protein LOC120278422 encodes MAATSSRIRSLRGPSSAHRRSCACSPTTHPGSYRCSDHKVVVPQRPISVSPSQTQIGPLSGDWARRVLVLAALSRPSSHLHHRKAVFQPRPSRLSSVSSADDL; translated from the coding sequence ATGGCGGCGACCTCCTCTCGGATCCGATCTCTTCGCGGCCCCTCCTCCGCCCATCGCCGGAGCTGCGCCTGCTCCCCGACGACCCACCCCGGCTCCTACCGCTGCAGCGATCACAAGGTCGTTGTTCCCCAACGACCCATCTCCGTTTCACCGTCGCAGACCCAGATCGGGCCATTGAGCGGTGATTGGGCTCGTCGCGTCCTCGTCCTCGCCGCGCTAAGTCGTCCTTCTTCCCATCTCCACCACCGCAAGGCTGTATTCCAGCCTCGCCCTAGCCGGCTCTCCTCCGTCTCCTCCGCCGATGATCTCTGA